The following are encoded together in the Eubacterium sp. 1001713B170207_170306_E7 genome:
- a CDS encoding aspartate kinase: protein MEDLIVQKYGGTSVGTVEKIKRVARRIVETKNAGNRVVVVVSAMGKTTDELVDLAMAINPNPPSREMDVLLATGEQVSISLLAMAIQTIGHDVVSLTGAQCGIQTSDVHKRARISGIDTARIERELADEKIVIVAGFQGVDENRDITTLGRGGSDTSAVAVAAALEAKCCEIYTDVDGVYNADPRVVPTATKMDEVSYQEVLEMASLGAGVLHPRSVELAEKFKMPLIVRSSYNNNEGTIIKEDVKMEKVLVRGIALDENIAKISIFEVPDQPGIAFKLFSMLASANIHVDMIVQNVNRTAVNDISFTVDADELQEAVEVSQKFAFEVEAQKVAFDKGVAKLSVVGTGIVANAEIASKFFEALFELGINIQTISTSEIKISCLIDKERAKEAMIHIHKKFDM from the coding sequence ATGGAAGATTTAATTGTGCAGAAGTACGGCGGTACCAGCGTCGGCACGGTTGAAAAAATCAAACGCGTCGCGCGGCGGATCGTGGAAACCAAAAACGCCGGCAACAGGGTGGTTGTGGTGGTCTCTGCCATGGGCAAAACCACCGATGAGCTGGTGGACCTGGCCATGGCCATTAACCCGAACCCGCCGAGCCGTGAGATGGACGTGCTGCTGGCCACGGGCGAGCAGGTATCCATTTCCCTTTTAGCCATGGCCATTCAGACCATTGGCCATGACGTGGTGTCCCTGACCGGCGCTCAGTGCGGCATCCAGACGTCGGATGTGCACAAGCGTGCCCGCATCAGCGGTATCGACACGGCCCGCATCGAGAGAGAGCTGGCCGATGAGAAAATCGTCATCGTGGCCGGCTTCCAGGGAGTGGACGAAAACCGCGATATCACGACCCTGGGCCGCGGCGGCTCAGATACCAGTGCGGTGGCAGTGGCGGCGGCCCTGGAGGCAAAATGCTGCGAAATTTACACCGATGTGGACGGGGTCTACAACGCCGACCCGCGTGTTGTGCCCACAGCCACCAAAATGGACGAGGTCTCCTATCAGGAGGTTCTGGAAATGGCCAGCCTCGGTGCAGGCGTTTTGCACCCGCGCTCTGTGGAGCTTGCCGAAAAATTCAAGATGCCGCTCATCGTAAGATCGAGCTATAATAATAACGAAGGAACGATTATCAAGGAGGATGTTAAAATGGAAAAAGTGTTAGTCAGAGGAATCGCGTTAGACGAAAATATCGCTAAAATATCAATTTTTGAAGTACCAGACCAGCCGGGGATTGCCTTCAAGCTGTTCAGCATGCTGGCCTCTGCCAATATTCACGTCGACATGATCGTGCAGAACGTCAACCGCACCGCGGTCAACGATATCTCATTCACCGTGGACGCCGACGAGCTTCAGGAAGCCGTAGAGGTATCCCAGAAATTCGCCTTTGAGGTGGAAGCCCAGAAGGTTGCTTTTGACAAGGGCGTTGCCAAGCTGTCCGTTGTGGGAACCGGCATTGTCGCCAATGCGGAAATCGCCTCTAAATTCTTTGAAGCCCTCTTTGAACTGGGCATCAACATTCAGACCATCAGCACCTCTGAAATCAAGATTTCCTGTCTCATTGATAAGGAACGCGCCAAGGAAGCTATGATCCATATTCATAAAAAATTCGACATGTAG
- a CDS encoding ACT domain-containing protein, with translation MIRDYLIVSKKILPEYYSKVVEARILLESSQCKSVSDAVKRVGISRSTYYKYKDYIFKPSEDFGRKFTISMILDDEPGILSNVLNILREHKTSIITIHQDIPINHAAVVILTLDGKDLLGSIEDLVGDLVVLSGVHNVNLVAME, from the coding sequence ATGATACGTGATTATCTGATTGTCAGTAAAAAGATACTGCCGGAGTATTACAGCAAGGTGGTGGAAGCCCGCATTCTGCTGGAATCCTCCCAGTGCAAATCCGTCAGTGACGCGGTAAAGCGCGTTGGCATCAGCCGGAGCACCTACTACAAGTACAAGGATTATATCTTTAAGCCCTCGGAGGATTTCGGACGGAAATTCACTATTTCCATGATCCTCGACGATGAGCCTGGTATCCTGTCCAATGTGCTCAACATCCTGCGCGAGCACAAGACCAGTATTATCACCATCCATCAGGACATTCCCATCAACCATGCCGCAGTTGTCATTCTGACCCTGGACGGCAAGGACCTTTTGGGAAGCATTGAGGACCTGGTGGGCGACCTGGTGGTGCTGAGCGGCGTCCACAATGTCAATCTGGTGGCAATGGAATAG
- the nadA gene encoding quinolinate synthase NadA: MNEMVERILALKKEKDVVILAHYYVTGDIQDIADYVGDSYLLSKKAAEASEKVILFCGVEFMGESAKILSPDKTVLMPDLEADCPMAHMVTPGDIQKLKAEYPDAAVVCYINSTAETKAWADVCVTSSNAERVVAAMPEKEIYFVPDSNLGRHIAEKLPEKTFYFHNGFCPTHARISEALVRKAKEEHPGAKVLMHPECIPEALALADYIGSTSGIIDFPGKDGGDSYIIATEEGVLHQMKKQYPDKAFYMVDELCVCENMKKNTLEKMLHTLETFDNTMEMDETQRVQASRSLKKMHALAQ, from the coding sequence ATGAACGAAATGGTTGAGCGGATTTTGGCGCTCAAAAAGGAAAAGGATGTCGTGATTCTGGCCCATTATTACGTGACCGGTGACATCCAGGATATAGCTGACTATGTGGGCGATTCCTACCTGCTCAGCAAAAAAGCGGCGGAGGCCAGTGAAAAGGTCATCCTGTTCTGCGGCGTCGAATTTATGGGAGAGAGCGCGAAAATCCTGAGTCCGGATAAAACGGTGCTCATGCCAGACCTGGAGGCCGACTGCCCAATGGCCCACATGGTTACCCCTGGGGATATTCAAAAGCTCAAGGCAGAATACCCTGACGCAGCAGTGGTCTGTTATATCAATTCAACCGCCGAAACCAAGGCCTGGGCCGATGTCTGCGTCACCTCGTCCAATGCTGAGCGTGTGGTGGCCGCCATGCCCGAGAAGGAAATCTACTTTGTGCCGGATTCCAACCTGGGCCGTCATATCGCCGAAAAGCTGCCGGAGAAGACCTTTTACTTTCACAATGGCTTCTGCCCGACCCATGCCCGGATCAGCGAAGCCCTTGTCAGAAAGGCAAAGGAAGAGCATCCCGGCGCCAAGGTACTCATGCACCCCGAGTGCATTCCCGAAGCCCTGGCCCTGGCTGACTACATCGGCAGTACCTCAGGCATCATCGACTTCCCGGGAAAGGACGGCGGGGACAGCTATATCATCGCCACCGAGGAAGGGGTTCTGCACCAGATGAAAAAGCAGTACCCGGACAAGGCCTTTTATATGGTCGATGAGCTCTGCGTCTGTGAAAACATGAAGAAGAATACTCTGGAAAAGATGCTGCATACCCTGGAAACCTTTGACAATACAATGGAAATGGATGAAACACAACGCGTGCAGGCATCCCGTTCCCTTAAAAAAATGCACGCGTTAGCACAGTAA
- the nadC gene encoding carboxylating nicotinate-nucleotide diphosphorylase, giving the protein MNNGATIKINVDDAILSALREDVTSEDITTNAVMPEPRQGRAELICKQDGVLAGIGVFRRVFELLDDTAAFEFYYGDGDQVANGALIGVVTGDIRCLLTGERTALNFLQRMSGIASYTKRLAAALEGSHTKLLDTRKTTPNMRVFEKYAVKVGGGHNHRYNLSDGILLKDNHIGAAGSVKKAVALAKEYASFVRKIEVEVESLDMLEEALEAGADIIMLDNMDNETVKKAVAMVAGRAETECSGNVTLERLAEIAGIGVDYVSCGALTHSAPILDFSLKNLKPLEA; this is encoded by the coding sequence ATGAACAATGGTGCAACAATTAAAATAAATGTTGACGATGCAATACTGAGCGCCCTGCGGGAGGATGTGACCAGCGAGGACATTACCACAAACGCGGTCATGCCAGAGCCCCGGCAGGGCAGAGCTGAGCTGATCTGCAAGCAGGATGGGGTGCTGGCTGGCATCGGCGTTTTCCGGCGGGTTTTCGAGCTTTTGGACGATACCGCCGCCTTTGAGTTTTACTATGGGGACGGAGACCAGGTGGCCAACGGCGCGCTGATCGGTGTGGTCACCGGCGATATCCGCTGTCTGCTCACCGGTGAACGGACTGCCCTGAATTTTCTCCAGCGCATGAGCGGCATCGCATCCTATACCAAACGGCTGGCCGCCGCGCTGGAGGGAAGCCATACAAAGCTGCTGGATACGCGCAAAACCACCCCAAACATGCGTGTTTTTGAGAAATACGCTGTCAAGGTCGGAGGCGGTCATAACCACCGCTATAACCTGTCTGACGGCATTTTGCTCAAGGATAACCATATCGGGGCGGCGGGAAGCGTGAAAAAAGCAGTGGCCCTGGCAAAGGAGTATGCTTCCTTTGTGCGAAAAATCGAGGTGGAGGTCGAGAGCCTTGACATGCTGGAGGAAGCCCTAGAAGCCGGAGCCGATATCATCATGCTGGACAACATGGACAATGAAACCGTGAAAAAAGCCGTGGCAATGGTGGCCGGACGGGCCGAGACCGAGTGCTCAGGCAATGTTACCCTGGAGCGCCTGGCCGAGATCGCCGGCATTGGCGTCGACTATGTATCCTGCGGCGCACTGACCCATTCCGCGCCCATTCTGGACTTTTCGCTCAAGAATCTCAAACCCCTTGAAGCGTAG
- a CDS encoding transcription repressor NadR, which translates to MDGEQRRREIVDVLKTSKAPISGAFLGKKFNVSRQVIVQDIALIRASCPGIISTHRGYIMTQPAYVSRIFKVCHGPEQIEDELNRIVDAGARAVDVFVRHAIYGKIEAELNVFSRRDVRLFVDKVKNHGVKPLTDITGGEHYHTVEADSESILDEVEEALRGTGILIGVE; encoded by the coding sequence TTGGACGGAGAACAGCGGCGCAGAGAAATTGTGGACGTGCTCAAAACGTCCAAAGCCCCCATATCCGGCGCCTTTCTGGGAAAAAAATTTAATGTCAGCCGGCAGGTGATCGTTCAGGACATTGCCCTGATCCGGGCCAGCTGCCCGGGCATTATCTCCACCCATCGCGGCTATATAATGACCCAGCCAGCCTATGTCAGCCGGATTTTTAAGGTCTGCCACGGGCCCGAACAGATTGAGGATGAGCTCAACCGCATTGTGGATGCGGGCGCCCGGGCAGTGGATGTCTTTGTAAGACACGCCATCTACGGCAAAATCGAAGCTGAGCTCAATGTATTTTCAAGGCGTGACGTCCGGCTCTTTGTGGATAAGGTCAAGAACCACGGGGTAAAGCCCCTGACCGACATTACCGGCGGCGAGCATTACCACACCGTCGAAGCGGATTCCGAGAGCATTCTGGATGAGGTCGAGGAAGCCCTGCGGGGGACAGGCATATTAATAGGCGTTGAATAA
- a CDS encoding homoserine dehydrogenase: MNIGLLGFGTIGTGVYELINLNKGRFAKNLDEKVVITKILDKDPNKQVAGEDKVARVVTNPDDIMDDPDIEIVIALLGGMDFEYGLIKRALQSGKHVVTANKAVISEYFEELLTIAAENNVILRYEASVGGGIPIIGSLKEELKINRVNEIKGILNGTTNFILSKMTEEGADFADTLKLAQSIGFAEADPTADIEGYDVSRKLAILSSLAYGGIIKDEDVRKRGLSDVRAVDIEMAGDYGYVIKYLGHSRLEEGNQVYTTVEPVMFKEASIMSNVNSEFNIISIVGDIIGELQFYGKGAGKDATANAVVGDALYIINCIKDNNFPKPLVFRKQLEKKGVGAFKGKYYLRVDIDSHETFEHALNAVDEVCARKNIIVSDNRLFFMTEPVAADVFDAMVDKIKEKQSECFYARIYE; encoded by the coding sequence TTGAATATTGGATTATTGGGGTTTGGAACCATCGGAACCGGTGTCTACGAGCTCATCAATTTAAACAAGGGACGGTTCGCCAAGAACCTGGACGAAAAGGTTGTGATCACCAAAATTCTGGATAAGGATCCCAACAAGCAGGTAGCCGGAGAGGACAAGGTGGCCCGCGTGGTCACCAACCCGGACGACATCATGGACGATCCGGATATCGAGATTGTCATCGCACTTCTCGGCGGTATGGATTTTGAGTATGGCCTGATCAAGCGGGCGCTGCAGAGCGGCAAGCATGTGGTAACCGCCAACAAGGCTGTTATCTCCGAATACTTCGAGGAGCTGCTGACCATCGCGGCGGAAAACAATGTGATTCTGCGCTACGAAGCCAGTGTCGGCGGCGGGATTCCCATCATTGGCTCTTTAAAGGAAGAGTTGAAGATCAACCGTGTCAATGAAATCAAGGGCATTCTCAACGGCACCACCAATTTCATTCTGTCCAAGATGACCGAGGAAGGCGCGGATTTTGCAGATACCCTGAAGCTGGCCCAGAGCATCGGCTTCGCAGAGGCCGACCCGACAGCGGATATTGAAGGCTACGATGTCTCCAGAAAGCTGGCGATTCTGTCCTCTTTGGCCTACGGCGGTATCATTAAGGATGAGGATGTGCGCAAACGCGGCCTGTCCGACGTGCGTGCAGTGGACATCGAGATGGCCGGCGATTACGGCTATGTCATCAAGTATCTGGGCCACTCCCGGTTAGAGGAAGGGAACCAGGTCTACACCACCGTGGAACCGGTGATGTTCAAGGAAGCCTCCATCATGAGTAATGTTAACTCCGAGTTTAACATCATCTCCATTGTGGGCGATATTATCGGCGAGCTTCAGTTCTACGGCAAGGGCGCAGGCAAGGACGCCACCGCCAACGCGGTGGTGGGCGACGCCCTTTACATCATCAACTGTATTAAGGATAATAACTTCCCAAAACCACTGGTTTTCAGAAAGCAGCTGGAAAAAAAAGGCGTGGGCGCCTTCAAGGGCAAATATTACCTGCGTGTGGACATTGACAGCCATGAGACCTTCGAGCATGCCTTAAACGCTGTGGACGAGGTCTGCGCACGCAAAAACATCATTGTCAGCGACAACCGGTTATTCTTCATGACAGAGCCGGTGGCGGCCGATGTCTTTGACGCCATGGTTGACAAAATCAAGGAAAAACAGAGCGAGTGCTTCTACGCGCGCATCTATGAATAA
- a CDS encoding L-aspartate oxidase, which produces MKNHADVIIVGTGAAGLFCALKLPQNLRIIMITKDEAENSDSFLAQGGICMLKSPEDYKSYYEDTMKAGHYQNDPQAVSVMINSSPHIIDELVRYGVDFRREGSGFAFTREGAHSTPRILFHDDVTGREITSKLLEQVKTRRNIEFHEFTTMIDLICENTRCSGIVARSQTGETFPLYAENIVLATGGLGGLFRYSTNYPHITGDALGIAIRHGIAVKNINYIQIHPTTLYSQKPGRSFLISESVRGEGGILLNAKGERFVNELLPRDLLTEAIEKQKAIDHSEYVRLSVVHLGAEAIKNRFPNIYQHCLEEGYDMTREPIPVTPAQHYFMGGIEVDLDSRTSFDHLYAVGETSCNGVHGANRLASNSLLESLVFAERAARHIAAEPPRSLAFGLPGPSVLSAVPAIPDYRSLILEEIKREDTHFYEQWCNN; this is translated from the coding sequence ATGAAGAATCATGCCGATGTTATTATCGTCGGAACCGGGGCGGCAGGCCTGTTCTGCGCCCTTAAGCTGCCCCAGAATTTGAGAATTATCATGATTACCAAGGATGAGGCTGAAAACAGCGATTCCTTCCTGGCCCAGGGCGGGATCTGTATGCTTAAGAGCCCTGAGGATTATAAAAGCTATTACGAGGATACCATGAAGGCCGGCCATTACCAGAACGACCCGCAGGCCGTATCGGTGATGATTAACAGCTCGCCGCACATCATCGACGAGCTGGTCCGCTATGGTGTGGATTTCAGACGGGAGGGCAGCGGCTTTGCTTTCACCCGTGAAGGCGCCCACTCCACGCCCAGAATCCTGTTTCACGACGATGTGACCGGCAGGGAAATCACCAGCAAGCTGCTGGAGCAGGTAAAAACCCGCAGAAACATTGAGTTTCATGAGTTTACGACCATGATCGACCTCATCTGCGAAAACACCCGCTGCTCGGGGATTGTGGCCCGGAGCCAAACCGGAGAGACCTTCCCGCTTTACGCAGAAAACATTGTGCTGGCCACAGGCGGCCTGGGCGGCCTGTTCCGCTATTCCACCAACTATCCCCACATTACCGGGGATGCGCTGGGCATTGCCATCCGGCATGGCATCGCGGTAAAGAACATCAATTATATCCAGATTCATCCCACCACCCTGTATTCCCAGAAGCCGGGCCGTTCTTTTCTGATCTCCGAATCGGTCCGGGGCGAGGGCGGTATTCTGTTAAACGCCAAGGGCGAGCGGTTTGTCAATGAGCTGCTGCCAAGAGACCTGCTGACCGAGGCCATTGAAAAGCAAAAGGCCATCGACCACAGCGAGTACGTGCGCTTATCGGTTGTCCATCTGGGGGCAGAGGCCATAAAGAACCGTTTTCCCAATATTTACCAGCATTGTCTGGAGGAGGGCTATGACATGACAAGGGAGCCCATACCGGTCACACCGGCCCAGCATTACTTTATGGGCGGCATTGAGGTGGATTTGGACAGCCGGACCTCCTTTGACCATCTGTACGCCGTGGGGGAAACCAGCTGCAATGGCGTCCACGGGGCCAACCGCCTCGCCAGCAACTCCCTGCTGGAAAGTCTGGTCTTTGCCGAAAGGGCCGCCCGGCATATTGCGGCAGAGCCGCCGCGCAGCCTGGCCTTTGGGTTGCCTGGCCCCTCGGTGCTGTCAGCCGTCCCGGCAATTCCGGACTACAGGTCACTGATACTAGAGGAAATCAAGAGAGAGGACACACATTTTTATGAACAATGGTGCAACAATTAA
- the mnmA gene encoding tRNA 2-thiouridine(34) synthase MnmA, with the protein MKIVVGMSGGVDSSVAALLLKQQGYDVIGVFMKNWEEKDENGVCTATEDYEDVQRVCETIDIPYYTVNFTREYYDHVFAYFLDEYKKGRTPNPDVLCNKEIKFKRFLDYALGVVGGDVLATGHYAQKDVHEGKFRLIRAFDHNKDQTYFLCQLGQRQLENVMFPIGHLDKKEVREIAEKNNLITADKKDSTGICFIGERNFTQFLSQYLPAQPGEIRDLDGNVKGRHEGLMYYTLGQRRGLGIGGQGTGEPWFVVEKDLGDNVLYVVQGEKHPALYSRSLEATDTSWVAGEAPAGEFACTAKFRYRQPDQGVHVTVKADGGLHVDFDKDQKAVTPGQEVVLYDGQVCLGGATIDSIEKI; encoded by the coding sequence ATGAAAATCGTAGTAGGTATGTCCGGCGGGGTAGACTCTTCCGTCGCGGCCCTGCTTTTAAAGCAGCAAGGATATGACGTCATTGGCGTTTTTATGAAAAACTGGGAGGAAAAGGACGAGAACGGGGTCTGTACCGCCACCGAGGACTATGAAGACGTCCAGCGCGTGTGCGAGACCATTGATATTCCCTATTACACGGTGAACTTCACCAGGGAATATTACGATCACGTTTTCGCTTATTTTCTCGATGAATATAAAAAAGGCCGCACTCCGAATCCCGATGTCCTGTGCAATAAAGAGATTAAATTCAAACGCTTTTTAGACTACGCCCTGGGTGTGGTCGGCGGCGACGTGCTCGCCACCGGCCACTATGCCCAGAAGGATGTGCATGAGGGGAAATTCCGCCTGATCCGGGCCTTTGACCACAATAAGGACCAGACCTATTTCCTCTGCCAGCTCGGCCAGCGCCAGCTGGAAAATGTGATGTTTCCCATCGGGCACCTGGACAAAAAGGAAGTCCGTGAGATCGCGGAAAAGAACAACCTCATCACCGCGGACAAGAAGGACAGCACGGGCATCTGCTTTATCGGGGAACGCAATTTCACCCAGTTCCTGAGCCAGTATCTGCCCGCCCAGCCCGGAGAAATCCGGGACCTCGACGGCAATGTCAAGGGACGGCACGAGGGCCTCATGTACTACACGCTGGGCCAGCGCCGCGGCCTGGGCATCGGCGGACAGGGCACAGGCGAGCCCTGGTTTGTGGTTGAAAAGGACCTGGGCGACAACGTGCTCTACGTGGTGCAGGGTGAAAAGCACCCGGCCCTGTATTCAAGGTCTCTGGAGGCCACAGACACCAGCTGGGTCGCCGGGGAGGCTCCGGCAGGGGAATTTGCCTGCACGGCCAAGTTCCGCTACCGCCAGCCCGACCAGGGCGTCCACGTCACCGTCAAAGCCGACGGCGGACTCCATGTCGATTTCGACAAGGACCAGAAAGCCGTCACCCCGGGCCAGGAGGTCGTCCTCTACGACGGCCAGGTATGCCTGGGCGGTGCGACCATTGACAGCATTGAAAAAATCTAG
- the thrB gene encoding homoserine kinase: MIKVRVPATTANIGPGFDAFGMAFQLYNIFSFEERDNGKLTIRGVERRYQGKSNLVYKAMLKVFNHVHYRPKGIYIYTDVNIPVSRGLGSSAACIVGGLVGANTLCGAPLTGKELFDMAVEMEGHPDNVAPAMFGGLVVSLGLKEENHYIKNEVSKCFEFYGIIPDFTLSTMEARRALPKKVFHKDAVFNVSRATMTYLALSEGRPDILKVSVEDKLHQPYRQGLIAHYDEVAQKAQTLGALNTCISGAGPTILAITTRDNDQFYEKMGKYLKDKLPGWTLLKLEPDNTGVCTDQHS, translated from the coding sequence ATGATAAAAGTACGCGTACCCGCAACAACAGCCAATATCGGACCTGGCTTTGATGCCTTCGGTATGGCTTTTCAGTTATATAATATTTTCAGCTTTGAGGAAAGGGACAACGGCAAGCTTACCATCCGCGGCGTCGAACGGCGCTACCAGGGTAAGTCCAATCTGGTCTACAAGGCCATGCTCAAGGTCTTTAACCATGTCCATTACCGTCCGAAGGGCATTTACATTTACACCGATGTCAACATCCCTGTAAGCCGCGGCCTGGGCAGCTCTGCCGCCTGCATTGTCGGCGGCCTGGTGGGGGCCAACACCCTCTGCGGCGCTCCCCTGACAGGCAAGGAGCTCTTTGACATGGCAGTCGAGATGGAGGGCCACCCCGACAACGTGGCCCCGGCCATGTTCGGCGGCCTGGTGGTCTCCCTTGGGCTCAAGGAAGAAAACCACTATATCAAAAACGAGGTTTCCAAATGCTTTGAGTTCTACGGCATTATCCCGGACTTTACCCTGTCCACCATGGAGGCCCGCAGGGCCCTGCCAAAAAAAGTATTCCATAAGGACGCGGTGTTCAACGTGTCCCGCGCGACCATGACCTACCTCGCCCTGTCTGAGGGGCGGCCGGATATCCTGAAGGTCAGCGTCGAGGATAAACTGCACCAGCCTTACCGTCAGGGCCTTATCGCCCATTACGATGAGGTGGCCCAAAAAGCGCAGACCCTGGGGGCGCTTAACACCTGCATCAGCGGTGCCGGCCCCACCATTCTGGCCATCACCACCAGAGACAATGACCAGTTTTATGAAAAAATGGGTAAGTATTTGAAGGATAAGCTGCCGGGATGGACCCTGCTCAAACTGGAGCCGGACAACACCGGCGTTTGTACCGATCAGCACTCTTAA
- the thrC gene encoding threonine synthase, with amino-acid sequence MKEKYVSTRGGETNVSASEGIIKGIAKDGGLFVPSFIHDIKIDLTALKDATYGEVAFEIFKHFLDDFSEEQIKDCIHNAYYTGKFENEEPVSLKKVDDRYFLELYHGPTCAFKDMALTILPYLMTTAMKNADISKDIVILTATSGDTGKAALEGFAKVPHINIVVYYPKDGVSTIQEKQMLTQDGDNTCVIGVAGNFDDTQNGVKEILNNSGLIEELREQGYVFSSANSINIGRLLPQIVYYFYSYMQLYKKAVIDLGEAVNFVVPTGNFGNILAGYYARAIGLPVSRLICASNKNNILTDFFNTGKYDRNRDFYKTMSPSMDILISSNLERLLYDVTGENSEMITDLMNKLSADGAYEMDRQLLFLGDDHVFYAGCANEDETAGAIKRMFEYEHYLMDPHTAVASKVYSEYREDTGDVETPTIILSTASPYKFGRSVYESIFGEVPEGMDDYAVLKELAARTETEIPAPLRDLDQKENRHDKVCSPEEMAGCITAFLEK; translated from the coding sequence ATGAAAGAAAAATATGTCAGCACACGCGGAGGCGAAACGAACGTGTCCGCGTCGGAAGGAATTATCAAAGGAATCGCCAAGGATGGCGGCTTATTCGTCCCTTCATTCATCCATGACATAAAAATTGACCTGACCGCCCTGAAGGATGCAACCTACGGAGAAGTGGCTTTTGAGATTTTCAAGCATTTTCTGGACGACTTCAGTGAGGAACAGATTAAGGACTGCATCCACAATGCCTATTATACCGGAAAATTTGAAAATGAGGAACCCGTTTCCCTCAAAAAAGTCGATGACCGTTATTTTCTTGAGCTGTACCACGGCCCTACCTGCGCGTTCAAGGACATGGCCCTGACCATTTTACCCTACCTGATGACCACTGCCATGAAAAACGCCGACATCAGCAAGGACATCGTCATTTTAACCGCCACCTCCGGCGACACCGGAAAGGCGGCCCTCGAGGGCTTTGCCAAGGTGCCGCACATCAATATTGTGGTCTACTATCCAAAGGACGGCGTCAGCACCATTCAGGAAAAACAGATGCTGACCCAGGACGGTGACAACACCTGCGTCATCGGCGTGGCCGGAAACTTTGACGATACCCAGAACGGCGTCAAGGAAATTCTGAATAACAGCGGCCTGATCGAGGAGCTGCGTGAACAGGGCTATGTCTTCTCCTCGGCCAATTCCATCAATATCGGGCGCCTGCTGCCCCAGATCGTCTACTATTTTTACAGCTACATGCAGCTTTATAAGAAGGCGGTCATCGACCTGGGCGAGGCTGTCAACTTTGTGGTGCCGACCGGCAACTTCGGAAATATTCTGGCCGGCTACTATGCCCGCGCCATCGGCCTGCCGGTCAGCCGCCTGATCTGCGCGTCCAATAAAAACAACATCCTGACCGATTTCTTCAATACCGGCAAGTATGACCGCAACCGCGATTTCTACAAGACCATGTCCCCGTCCATGGACATTCTGATCTCCAGCAATCTGGAACGCCTGCTCTACGACGTTACTGGCGAAAACAGTGAGATGATCACAGACCTGATGAATAAGCTGAGCGCCGACGGCGCCTATGAGATGGACCGCCAGCTGCTTTTCCTGGGCGACGACCACGTTTTCTACGCTGGCTGCGCCAATGAGGACGAAACCGCCGGCGCCATAAAACGCATGTTTGAATACGAGCACTATCTCATGGACCCGCACACCGCTGTGGCCAGCAAGGTCTACAGCGAATACCGCGAGGACACAGGTGATGTTGAAACCCCGACCATCATTCTCTCCACTGCCAGCCCCTACAAATTTGGCCGCAGTGTGTACGAAAGCATCTTCGGCGAGGTGCCCGAGGGCATGGACGATTACGCGGTGCTCAAGGAGCTGGCCGCCCGGACCGAAACGGAAATCCCCGCTCCGCTGAGGGATCTGGATCAGAAGGAAAACCGACACGATAAGGTATGCAGCCCGGAAGAAATGGCCGGCTGTATCACAGCATTTTTAGAGAAATAG
- a CDS encoding DUF1622 domain-containing protein: protein MEILEEVLNTIVQYAILFFEYVGVGVLIWSGIKGIWGFIRRRPSTRLDLAKGMAMALEFKLGSEILRTVIVRQASELIIVGGIILLRAALTALIHWEIKNEESEVHKDRMVEEQGHDQNKNSGE from the coding sequence ATGGAAATTCTGGAAGAAGTTCTCAACACCATTGTCCAGTACGCGATCCTGTTCTTTGAGTACGTGGGCGTGGGCGTACTGATCTGGTCCGGCATCAAGGGCATCTGGGGCTTTATCCGCCGCAGGCCCTCCACCCGCCTGGACCTGGCCAAGGGCATGGCCATGGCACTGGAGTTTAAGCTTGGCAGTGAGATCCTGAGGACCGTCATTGTCCGCCAGGCCAGCGAGCTCATCATCGTCGGCGGGATTATTCTGCTGCGGGCCGCCCTGACCGCCCTGATTCACTGGGAAATCAAGAATGAGGAGTCGGAGGTGCACAAGGACCGGATGGTCGAAGAACAAGGGCATGACCAAAATAAAAACAGCGGAGAGTAG